A region of Alphaproteobacteria bacterium DNA encodes the following proteins:
- a CDS encoding helix-turn-helix domain-containing protein: MDHIAARAAAVKSRANMDPTTPTALLLIRDDGTRKSMKQTVAEIYAATIKAAKGNKARAGRMLKAAPKIVRKRARGIPDFHAEAPGLSESLPAHSVLFLTKKNGARKSLSQLKGEIYAAALEAAEGHQALAAHALDIDRTTLYRHRDDWAGQISKEKKASPRSKPLVSHIFFQAATELTARLQDMGMHTVNDLGKKLIEQGIYKNTNSVGASMCVFLRRWQRKDNLSKRTSIMLPPVGRYIVLDVAHFKARDVPTLMKAWRERASEMLEHKFVPEPPSDKYSGPASVPLVTPR, from the coding sequence ATGGATCATATAGCAGCGCGCGCGGCGGCAGTAAAATCCCGCGCCAACATGGACCCAACAACGCCCACGGCTCTGCTTTTGATCCGGGACGATGGCACCAGGAAATCCATGAAACAAACCGTCGCGGAAATATACGCGGCGACGATTAAAGCCGCCAAAGGCAATAAGGCGCGCGCTGGCCGCATGCTGAAGGCTGCCCCGAAAATTGTGCGCAAGCGCGCTCGCGGGATTCCGGACTTTCATGCAGAAGCGCCCGGCCTCTCGGAATCCTTGCCTGCTCATAGTGTTTTATTTTTGACTAAAAAGAACGGCGCTCGAAAGTCCCTTAGCCAGCTCAAGGGAGAAATATATGCGGCGGCGCTTGAAGCCGCTGAAGGCCATCAAGCCCTGGCCGCCCATGCGCTCGATATTGACCGCACTACCCTGTACCGGCATAGGGACGACTGGGCAGGCCAAATATCGAAAGAGAAGAAAGCGTCGCCGCGCAGCAAGCCGCTTGTCAGCCATATCTTTTTCCAAGCCGCCACCGAATTGACGGCCCGGCTGCAAGACATGGGCATGCATACGGTAAACGATCTTGGAAAAAAATTGATCGAGCAGGGAATATATAAGAATACCAATAGCGTCGGCGCTTCAATGTGCGTTTTCCTTCGGCGGTGGCAACGAAAGGACAATTTATCGAAACGCACTTCCATCATGCTGCCTCCGGTTGGCCGGTATATCGTCCTGGATGTCGCCCATTTCAAGGCGCGTGACGTCCCGACGCTGATGAAGGCTTGGCGGGAGAGGGCAAGCGAAATGCTCGAACATAAATTTGTTCCAGAGCCGCCATCGGACAAATATTCCGGCCCGGCTTCCGTGCCTTTGGTGACGCCTAGATAA
- a CDS encoding helix-turn-helix domain-containing protein, with product MNDIVDLNRQNPAEDKAPGETLNLLRAGGARKTQKEVVEEALAAALAAHGNNTTKMAAVMGIGRATIYRRYDPHALLRLHGQTSAENEMGAVETLNLLRPDGTRKTVKQIGRETLAAALKAHGGSVIKAASAVCVGRSTLYRRDPESLFSALLDDHPFFSAAQEMTRRLKERGVASRADLAKLLHQKQLYKDFKYTQSVLSAFLTRESYNHPCRMPAIAAHIAGLVDMTPQEAFPPNLYAGGCRPRKSRMNNYSAPAAELPASKPV from the coding sequence ATGAACGACATCGTTGATCTGAATCGCCAGAATCCAGCCGAGGATAAGGCTCCGGGTGAAACGCTCAATCTGCTCCGCGCGGGCGGCGCGAGAAAAACTCAAAAGGAAGTTGTAGAAGAAGCCTTGGCGGCGGCACTGGCGGCGCATGGCAACAATACAACGAAAATGGCGGCTGTTATGGGTATCGGTCGGGCCACCATCTACAGGAGGTATGATCCTCATGCCTTGCTAAGGCTACATGGACAGACTTCGGCCGAGAATGAGATGGGCGCGGTTGAGACGCTCAATTTGCTCCGCCCGGACGGCACGAGAAAAACCGTAAAACAAATCGGGCGAGAAACTTTGGCGGCGGCGCTGAAGGCGCATGGCGGCAGCGTAATCAAGGCCGCGAGTGCCGTGTGCGTCGGTCGAAGCACCTTATACAGGCGCGATCCGGAAAGCTTGTTTAGCGCGTTATTGGATGATCATCCTTTTTTTAGCGCCGCGCAGGAGATGACTCGCAGACTGAAGGAGAGGGGCGTTGCAAGCCGGGCCGATTTGGCCAAGCTGTTGCATCAGAAGCAATTATATAAAGACTTCAAATATACCCAATCTGTCTTATCGGCGTTTCTTACGCGCGAGTCATATAACCATCCTTGCCGGATGCCCGCGATCGCTGCTCATATCGCAGGCCTCGTCGATATGACGCCCCAGGAAGCCTTTCCGCCTAATCTTTATGCCGGCGGCTGTAGGCCAAGAAAATCGCGAATGAATAATTATTCTGCGCCAGCGGCGGAATTGCCTGCATCAAAGCCTGTGTGA
- a CDS encoding low affinity iron permease family protein gives MKKKNNIFEHFSHAVTKWTGTTTAFMIALGVIILWILSGPLFHYSDTWQLVINTGTTIVTFLMVFLIQRAQNKDAKAIALKLNEIVAAIEGASNRLIDVENLPEDELDILHLHYTKLALMAKKDTVLTKSHSIEEAEIRHRRKMIHVKQQGMEIEEEKGQAIP, from the coding sequence ATGAAGAAGAAAAACAACATATTCGAGCATTTTTCGCACGCCGTAACGAAATGGACGGGAACGACGACGGCCTTCATGATCGCGCTGGGAGTCATTATCCTATGGATTCTGTCGGGGCCGCTGTTTCACTATTCCGACACATGGCAGCTTGTCATCAATACGGGCACGACGATCGTGACCTTTCTTATGGTCTTTTTGATCCAGCGCGCTCAGAATAAGGATGCCAAAGCGATTGCCTTGAAGCTCAACGAAATCGTCGCGGCCATCGAAGGCGCGAGCAACCGTCTGATTGATGTCGAAAATCTTCCCGAAGACGAGCTCGATATTCTGCATCTGCATTATACAAAGCTCGCGCTGATGGCCAAGAAGGACACGGTGCTGACGAAATCCCATTCCATCGAGGAGGCTGAGATCCGTCATAGGCGGAAAATGATCCATGTGAAGCAGCAGGGCATGGAAATCGAGGAGGAGAAGGGGCAAGCCATTCCGTGA
- the metE gene encoding 5-methyltetrahydropteroyltriglutamate--homocysteine S-methyltransferase, which translates to MALSTILGFPRIGKSRELKSALESYWKGQTSEADLQKTAADLRALHWQQQRDAGIDAIPSNDFALYDQMLDMSAHLGAVPARYGWQGGQVDPATYFAMARGAQQQGMDVPAAEMTKWFDTNYHYIVPEFAADQTFKLSTTKPVDQFNEAKALGIVTRPVLIGPLTYLMLGKRHGGGRNLDLLDRILPAYVESLKQLEQAGAQWVQLDEPALVMDLSDTARAAYAKAYAALRQATGLKLFVATYFGGLGDNLDTALQLPVDALHIDLTRGGELDAALAKIPPSMTLSLGVVDGRNIWRNNLDQSLRLLERAAERLGKDRIWVGTSSSLLHVPYDLDLETNLDPELKGWMAYAKQKLQEVAVLTKGLNQGRAAIADALAASNQAAESRGKSSRIHDPAVAQRLAKQPLADAGRKTPFPARQKLQKQRFELPLYPTTTIGSFPQTQDVRKARADAKAKRITAEAYDSFLKEQVKASVAFQEEIGIDVLVHGEFERNDMVEYFGEQLSGFAFTKNGWVQSYGSRCVKPPVIFGDVSRPHPMTVYWSQYAQSLTKLPMKGMLTGPVTILQWSFVRDDQPRSVTTHQIALALQDEVLDLEKAGIRIIQIDEPAFREGLPLRRAAWNDYFAWAGQAFRLSYTGVQDDTQIHTHMCYSEFNDIMDAIKSLDADVISIETSRSQMELLDAFITDKYPNEIGPGVYDIHSPRVPTQEEMSALLEKASARIDASQIWVNPDCGLKTRAWPETKTALIKMVAAAKAMRESARRKVA; encoded by the coding sequence ATGGCGCTCTCGACCATTCTCGGCTTCCCCCGCATCGGCAAATCCCGCGAGCTTAAATCGGCGCTGGAAAGCTATTGGAAGGGCCAGACTTCCGAGGCCGACCTGCAAAAAACCGCCGCCGATCTGCGCGCCCTCCATTGGCAGCAGCAGCGCGATGCGGGCATCGATGCCATCCCGTCCAACGATTTTGCGCTCTATGACCAGATGCTGGACATGTCCGCCCATCTTGGCGCCGTGCCCGCGCGCTATGGCTGGCAAGGCGGACAGGTCGATCCGGCGACCTATTTCGCGATGGCGCGCGGCGCGCAGCAGCAGGGCATGGACGTGCCCGCCGCGGAAATGACCAAATGGTTCGATACCAACTATCATTATATCGTGCCGGAATTCGCCGCCGATCAGACTTTCAAGCTTTCCACGACGAAGCCCGTGGATCAATTCAACGAGGCTAAAGCCCTGGGCATCGTGACGCGCCCGGTTCTCATCGGCCCCCTCACCTATCTGATGCTCGGCAAACGCCATGGCGGCGGACGCAATCTCGATTTGCTGGATCGCATCCTGCCCGCCTATGTAGAAAGCCTGAAGCAATTGGAACAGGCGGGCGCGCAATGGGTGCAGCTTGACGAACCCGCTCTGGTCATGGACCTCAGCGATACGGCGCGCGCGGCCTATGCCAAAGCCTATGCCGCGTTGCGCCAGGCCACCGGCCTGAAATTATTCGTGGCGACGTATTTCGGCGGCCTGGGCGATAATCTTGACACGGCGCTGCAGCTTCCCGTCGACGCGTTGCATATCGACCTGACGCGCGGCGGCGAGCTTGACGCGGCGCTGGCGAAGATTCCGCCATCGATGACCTTGTCGCTTGGCGTCGTCGATGGCCGCAACATATGGCGGAATAACCTGGATCAATCCTTACGGCTTTTGGAACGTGCTGCGGAGAGATTGGGCAAAGACAGAATATGGGTCGGCACTTCGTCGTCGCTTCTGCATGTTCCCTACGATCTCGATCTGGAGACTAATCTCGATCCGGAACTGAAAGGCTGGATGGCGTATGCCAAGCAAAAGCTGCAGGAAGTGGCCGTTCTCACCAAGGGCCTGAATCAGGGCCGCGCCGCGATTGCCGACGCTCTCGCTGCCAGCAATCAGGCGGCAGAATCGCGCGGCAAATCGTCTCGGATTCATGATCCGGCGGTGGCGCAGCGTCTGGCAAAGCAGCCTCTCGCGGACGCCGGGCGCAAGACCCCCTTTCCCGCGCGCCAGAAATTGCAGAAACAGCGTTTCGAGCTGCCGCTTTATCCCACGACGACGATCGGCTCCTTTCCGCAAACCCAGGACGTACGCAAGGCTCGTGCCGACGCCAAGGCCAAACGCATCACCGCCGAAGCTTATGATTCCTTTCTCAAGGAACAAGTAAAGGCGTCCGTCGCGTTCCAGGAGGAAATCGGCATCGACGTGCTGGTGCATGGTGAGTTCGAGCGCAATGACATGGTGGAATATTTCGGCGAGCAACTGTCCGGTTTCGCTTTTACGAAAAACGGCTGGGTGCAATCCTACGGCTCGCGCTGCGTGAAGCCGCCGGTGATTTTCGGCGATGTGTCGCGGCCGCATCCGATGACGGTGTACTGGTCGCAATACGCGCAAAGCCTGACCAAGCTGCCGATGAAGGGCATGCTGACCGGCCCGGTCACCATTCTGCAATGGTCGTTCGTGCGCGACGATCAGCCGCGCTCGGTGACGACGCATCAAATCGCGCTGGCGCTGCAGGACGAGGTGCTGGATTTGGAAAAGGCGGGCATCCGCATCATTCAGATCGACGAGCCGGCGTTCCGCGAGGGCCTGCCGCTGCGGCGCGCGGCGTGGAACGATTATTTCGCATGGGCGGGACAGGCGTTTCGGCTTTCCTATACCGGCGTGCAGGACGACACGCAGATTCACACCCATATGTGCTATTCGGAATTCAACGACATCATGGACGCGATCAAGTCACTGGATGCCGACGTCATTTCCATCGAGACGAGCCGGTCGCAGATGGAATTGCTCGACGCTTTCATCACCGACAAATATCCGAATGAAATCGGCCCCGGCGTCTACGATATCCATAGCCCGCGCGTTCCGACGCAGGAAGAGATGAGCGCGCTGCTGGAAAAAGCGAGCGCGCGCATCGATGCGAGCCAGATATGGGTCAATCCCGATTGCGGCCTGAAGACCCGCGCCTGGCCGGAAACCAAAACCGCGCTGATTAAAATGGTGGCAGCCGCCAAAGCCATGCGCGAAAGCGCGCGGCGGAAGGTGGCGTAA
- a CDS encoding methylenetetrahydrofolate reductase encodes MAGKFTTSDIDFSLEVFPPKSQAGMAKLLETVDAYAALKPSYVTVTFGAGGSKEIVDYVRQVVNRIATQTGVPVAAHMTCAERSREEVDSIIDNFWNDGVRHIVALRGDLLTQNEPYHPHPDGYFYTSDFVTGIKKRHPDMTVSVAGYPETHPESPSESFDLDHLKGKADAGADRVLTQFFFDPEVFLRWRDKVTAHGIDIPLVPGLLPILNFPRMLGFAKKCNAKVPGFLHTMFEGVDPESIDHKLLAMNVLSHQITRLIEHDVKSFHFYTLNDTLLTKHLCTWMRAGF; translated from the coding sequence ATGGCCGGTAAATTCACCACGTCCGATATCGATTTCAGCCTCGAGGTTTTCCCGCCAAAAAGCCAGGCGGGAATGGCCAAGCTGCTGGAAACGGTCGATGCCTACGCGGCGCTGAAACCGTCCTATGTCACGGTGACGTTCGGCGCCGGAGGCTCGAAGGAAATCGTCGACTATGTGCGCCAGGTGGTCAACCGCATTGCGACACAAACGGGAGTTCCGGTCGCGGCGCATATGACCTGCGCGGAACGAAGCCGCGAGGAAGTCGATTCCATCATCGATAATTTCTGGAATGACGGCGTGCGACATATCGTCGCCTTGCGCGGCGATCTGTTGACGCAGAACGAGCCATACCACCCTCACCCCGACGGATATTTCTATACGTCCGATTTCGTGACCGGGATCAAAAAGCGGCATCCGGACATGACCGTTTCCGTGGCGGGCTATCCGGAAACCCATCCGGAATCGCCGTCGGAATCATTCGATCTCGACCACCTCAAGGGCAAGGCGGACGCGGGCGCCGACCGCGTGCTGACGCAGTTCTTTTTCGATCCGGAAGTTTTTCTGCGCTGGCGCGACAAGGTTACCGCTCACGGCATCGATATTCCGCTGGTGCCGGGCCTGCTGCCTATCCTGAACTTTCCCCGCATGCTGGGTTTTGCGAAAAAGTGCAACGCCAAGGTGCCGGGATTTCTCCACACGATGTTCGAAGGCGTCGATCCCGAAAGCATCGATCACAAGCTGCTGGCGATGAACGTGCTGTCGCACCAGATCACCCGCCTGATCGAGCATGACGTGAAGTCATTCCATTTCTATACGCTGAACGACACCTTGCTCACCAAGCATCTCTGCACATGGATGCGGGCGGGATTCTAA
- a CDS encoding potassium transporter Kup: MAEAEFRSKKGNLTGTLILGALGVVYGDIGTSPLYALKLVLLGLGENAALKPEYLLGSLSLIFWSLTITVTIKYVMLIMRADNNGEGGVLALGTLASRGLRKTSRMRAFFTALAILGFALFVGDSLITPAISVLSAVEGLKTATVAFDHYIVPITLIILVGLFMIQSHGTHRIGAWFGPIMILWFSTIGFLGAFQIMRESSVLEAIDPSYAINMALREPGKVFAVMGFVFLAVTGGEALYADMGHFCARPIRMAWFWIVFPALVLNYFGQGALLMQHPEVLDSIFFEMAPPWALYPLIGLSALATIIASQAVISGLFTVTQQAVSLGFLPRMRIRHTSAREIGQVYVSRMNWLAMLGVVALVLGFRSSDNLGHAYGVAVTGLMMVTTIIAGFVAVSLWRWPVIISVAVFGSLLLVDTVFFASTMLKIFDGGWFPIGIAFILCSIVMVWRHGRGVLYDALYKKVLSSREFITSLNENVPRVPGTAIFMTANVERVPKAMLHNLRHNRVLHERIIFMRVKVLDVPWVSIGDRLELEDLGRNFYTVVAKYGFMDQPDVPQALALLALDGWDIDLKAVSYFLSRETLIASHVPTMGPIEEQLFIALSTAAENATHYFRIPPEQVLELGTQIEI; this comes from the coding sequence ATGGCCGAAGCTGAATTCCGCTCGAAAAAAGGCAATTTAACCGGCACGCTCATTCTCGGCGCGCTTGGCGTCGTCTATGGCGATATCGGAACCAGCCCGCTTTACGCACTCAAATTAGTACTGCTTGGCCTTGGGGAGAATGCGGCGCTGAAGCCGGAATATCTTCTCGGTTCCTTGTCCCTGATTTTCTGGTCGCTGACGATCACGGTTACGATCAAATACGTCATGCTGATCATGCGGGCCGACAATAACGGCGAAGGCGGCGTTTTGGCGCTCGGAACCCTAGCGAGCAGGGGACTCCGCAAAACTTCGCGAATGCGGGCATTTTTCACGGCGCTTGCGATTTTAGGGTTTGCGTTATTCGTCGGCGACAGCCTCATTACTCCCGCCATTTCCGTTTTGAGCGCCGTCGAAGGATTGAAAACAGCGACGGTGGCGTTCGATCATTATATCGTGCCTATTACGCTGATCATTCTGGTCGGCCTGTTCATGATCCAATCCCACGGCACGCACCGGATCGGCGCGTGGTTTGGGCCGATTATGATATTGTGGTTTTCAACCATCGGTTTTTTAGGCGCGTTCCAGATTATGCGCGAATCCTCCGTTTTGGAGGCGATCGACCCTTCTTACGCTATCAACATGGCGCTTCGCGAACCCGGCAAGGTTTTTGCGGTCATGGGCTTCGTGTTTCTTGCCGTAACCGGCGGCGAGGCGCTCTACGCCGATATGGGCCATTTCTGCGCCCGTCCTATCCGGATGGCCTGGTTTTGGATTGTGTTTCCGGCATTGGTTCTGAATTATTTCGGCCAGGGCGCGCTCTTGATGCAGCATCCGGAAGTTCTGGATAGCATCTTTTTCGAAATGGCGCCGCCATGGGCGCTATATCCGCTTATCGGCCTTTCGGCCCTGGCGACGATCATCGCGTCGCAAGCGGTCATATCGGGGTTATTCACCGTGACGCAGCAGGCGGTTTCGCTCGGCTTTCTGCCGCGCATGCGGATCAGGCATACTTCGGCCAGGGAAATCGGCCAAGTCTACGTGTCCCGCATGAATTGGCTGGCGATGCTCGGCGTCGTCGCGCTTGTGCTGGGATTCCGCAGTTCGGACAATCTCGGTCATGCTTACGGCGTCGCCGTAACCGGCCTGATGATGGTCACGACTATAATAGCCGGGTTCGTCGCTGTATCGCTATGGCGCTGGCCCGTCATCATAAGCGTCGCCGTATTCGGCTCGCTGCTGCTTGTCGATACCGTATTCTTTGCCTCGACGATGCTGAAAATTTTCGACGGCGGCTGGTTCCCGATCGGCATCGCCTTTATTCTCTGCAGCATTGTCATGGTCTGGCGGCATGGACGAGGCGTTCTTTACGACGCGCTTTATAAAAAGGTATTGTCCAGCAGGGAATTCATCACCAGCCTGAACGAAAATGTTCCTCGCGTTCCCGGCACGGCGATCTTCATGACGGCCAATGTCGAGCGCGTGCCCAAGGCCATGCTTCATAATCTTCGCCATAACCGCGTCTTGCATGAGCGCATTATTTTCATGCGGGTCAAGGTGCTCGATGTGCCGTGGGTCAGCATCGGAGACCGGCTGGAACTCGAGGATTTGGGCCGTAATTTCTACACGGTGGTCGCCAAATACGGCTTTATGGATCAACCCGACGTGCCGCAGGCTCTGGCACTGCTTGCGCTCGACGGCTGGGATATAGATTTGAAGGCGGTATCCTATTTCCTGAGCCGAGAGACTCTTATCGCCTCGCACGTTCCTACCATGGGGCCGATCGAGGAGCAGCTTTTCATCGCTCTGTCGACAGCGGCGGAAAACGCCACGCATTACTTTCGCATCCCGCCCGAGCAGGTGCTGGAGCTTGGGACGCAGATCGAGATTTAG
- the rpsF gene encoding 30S ribosomal protein S6, producing MPYYESVFIARQDITTPQVEALATEFAEIVRKSGGEVTKTEQWGLRNLAYRIKKNRKGHYVLFNIDGPSAAIQELERNLRLHEDVLRYLTVAVEELEAGPSAIMRRDERDGERGERFDRSGPPRRDGSGRPPRHDHSASDTPEENRA from the coding sequence ATGCCATACTACGAGTCCGTCTTTATTGCGCGGCAGGATATCACCACGCCTCAGGTCGAAGCGCTGGCCACTGAATTTGCGGAAATCGTCCGCAAGAGCGGGGGCGAAGTGACCAAAACCGAACAATGGGGCCTGCGTAACCTTGCTTATCGCATCAAAAAGAACCGCAAGGGACATTATGTCCTGTTCAATATCGATGGCCCTTCGGCCGCAATCCAGGAGCTGGAACGCAATTTGCGCCTGCATGAGGATGTGCTGCGTTATCTGACGGTCGCTGTCGAAGAGCTTGAGGCCGGGCCTTCGGCCATCATGCGCCGCGATGAGCGCGACGGCGAACGCGGCGAGCGTTTCGACCGCAGCGGCCCGCCGCGCCGGGATGGTTCGGGCCGTCCGCCGCGCCATGACCATTCAGCATCCGATACCCCAGAGGAGAACCGGGCATGA
- the rpsR gene encoding 30S ribosomal protein S18: MSTDTAAAAGGARRTAFFRRRKSCPFSNPQAPKIDYKNPKLLVRYISERGKIMPSRISAVSVKKQRELAIAIKRARELALLPYCDKKAGG, encoded by the coding sequence ATGAGCACCGATACCGCAGCAGCAGCAGGCGGCGCTCGCCGCACCGCCTTTTTCCGCCGGCGCAAAAGCTGCCCGTTCAGCAATCCGCAGGCGCCGAAAATCGATTATAAAAATCCCAAGCTTTTGGTCCGATATATTTCCGAGCGCGGCAAGATCATGCCGAGCCGGATATCAGCCGTGTCGGTGAAAAAGCAGCGCGAATTGGCCATAGCCATCAAGCGCGCGCGGGAATTGGCGCTGTTGCCATATTGCGACAAGAAGGCGGGCGGCTAA
- the hisI gene encoding phosphoribosyl-AMP cyclohydrolase, with the protein MTKTVYQDSVIEDFVSKIKFDAQGLVPAVAQQWDTGKVLMLAWMDKDAVGATMRTGDVTYWSRARRELWRKGATSGHVQELRGIVLDCDGDALLLQVDQTGPACHTGAASCFFTVTAGMPGEVS; encoded by the coding sequence ATGACAAAAACCGTCTATCAAGACAGCGTCATAGAAGATTTCGTATCCAAAATAAAATTCGACGCGCAAGGGCTGGTACCTGCCGTCGCCCAGCAATGGGACACGGGAAAAGTTCTCATGCTCGCCTGGATGGACAAGGATGCCGTAGGCGCGACGATGCGCACCGGCGACGTGACTTATTGGTCCCGCGCGCGCCGCGAGCTGTGGCGCAAAGGCGCGACGTCCGGCCATGTTCAGGAACTACGCGGCATCGTGCTGGATTGCGACGGTGACGCCCTTCTGCTGCAGGTCGATCAAACCGGCCCCGCCTGCCATACCGGCGCGGCAAGCTGCTTTTTTACCGTAACGGCGGGAATGCCTGGGGAAGTTTCGTAA
- a CDS encoding HlyD family efflux transporter periplasmic adaptor subunit — translation MTKIFRAIAPLLILACLASCKPDGEKVNGYVEGEFVRMAPSSGGILQTLSVERGDKVKTGDPLFSLDLTSLKAARDSADAALREAEANWKDLTKGLRPEEIEVIIQQKAQAQAVLDNAEKQFARSESLVRKNAGSAMQRDADKAAFESAQARMIELEAQLKVAGLAGREDRLAAANAVIDAARNNLAEAEKRLIEAHPEALAAAQVEDTFYRPGEFVAAGSPVVSLLPPENVKLRFFVPEKTLPKIHPGKKITVTCDGCKEPITADVSYISNQSEFTPPVIYSVESRDKLVFLIEAKPESFHPELRPGLPVDITLEKDDAP, via the coding sequence ATGACAAAAATATTCCGTGCCATCGCCCCCCTGCTCATCCTCGCGTGCCTTGCGTCCTGCAAGCCGGACGGGGAAAAGGTCAACGGTTATGTCGAAGGAGAATTCGTCCGCATGGCGCCTTCCTCCGGCGGCATTCTGCAAACACTTTCGGTCGAGCGCGGCGATAAGGTCAAAACCGGCGATCCTCTCTTCTCGCTTGACCTTACATCCCTCAAAGCCGCGCGCGATTCTGCCGACGCGGCGCTAAGAGAGGCCGAGGCCAACTGGAAAGACCTTACCAAGGGTCTGCGCCCGGAGGAGATCGAAGTTATTATCCAGCAAAAAGCCCAGGCGCAGGCGGTGCTGGATAATGCCGAAAAGCAATTCGCGCGGTCGGAGTCGTTGGTCAGGAAAAATGCCGGCAGCGCCATGCAGCGTGACGCCGACAAAGCGGCATTCGAAAGTGCGCAGGCGCGGATGATCGAACTGGAGGCGCAGCTGAAAGTGGCGGGACTGGCGGGACGCGAGGACCGTCTGGCCGCGGCGAACGCCGTCATCGACGCCGCGCGCAACAATCTTGCCGAGGCCGAAAAACGATTGATCGAGGCGCATCCTGAAGCTCTCGCCGCCGCGCAGGTGGAGGATACGTTCTATCGCCCCGGCGAATTCGTGGCGGCGGGATCGCCGGTCGTAAGCCTGCTGCCGCCGGAAAACGTGAAACTGCGCTTCTTCGTCCCCGAAAAAACGCTGCCGAAAATCCATCCCGGCAAAAAAATAACCGTCACCTGCGACGGCTGCAAGGAACCCATCACGGCCGACGTCAGCTATATCTCAAATCAGTCGGAATTCACTCCGCCCGTTATCTACAGCGTGGAATCGCGCGACAAACTTGTCTTCCTCATTGAAGCGAAGCCCGAAAGTTTTCACCCGGAACTGAGGCCCGGCCTACCGGTCGATATCACCCTCGAAAAAGACGATGCGCCATGA
- a CDS encoding ABC transporter ATP-binding protein — translation MMGENIIDVHGLTKRYNGHAVVDHASIAVPKGRIYGFLGANGSGKTTTIRMLCGLLTPDEGEGTCLGLDLRRNAMEIRSRVGYMTQKFSYWEDLTVRENLSFVATMYGLDRPDDRVNEALEGLGLQKRDNQLAGTLSGGWKQRLALAACIMHDPALLLLDEPTAGVDPQARREFWDEIHRLAAKGITVLVSTHYMDEAERCHEIIYMSQGRIITRGTVPDVIRHAGLVTWTVKGENLMSLMAILEKDPAVSTVAAFSDSLHVSGIDEQTLDRAIAPFREGRGYAWVKTETRLEDVFIHYMAGMKKEAA, via the coding sequence ATGATGGGCGAAAACATCATCGACGTGCATGGTTTGACCAAGAGATATAACGGCCATGCGGTCGTCGATCATGCGAGCATCGCCGTGCCTAAGGGGCGCATCTACGGATTTCTCGGCGCGAACGGCAGCGGCAAGACAACGACCATCCGCATGCTGTGCGGCCTTCTCACGCCCGACGAGGGCGAAGGCACATGTCTGGGCCTTGATCTGCGCCGGAACGCGATGGAAATACGCAGCCGCGTCGGCTACATGACGCAGAAATTCAGCTATTGGGAAGATTTGACCGTACGCGAGAATTTGAGCTTCGTCGCCACGATGTACGGGCTTGATCGCCCTGATGACCGCGTCAACGAAGCTTTGGAAGGCCTGGGACTTCAGAAACGCGACAATCAGCTGGCGGGCACGCTTTCGGGCGGCTGGAAGCAGCGGCTCGCGCTGGCCGCCTGCATCATGCACGATCCGGCGCTGCTGCTTCTCGACGAGCCGACGGCGGGCGTCGATCCGCAGGCGCGGCGCGAATTCTGGGACGAAATCCATCGCCTCGCCGCCAAGGGCATCACCGTTCTCGTCAGCACGCACTATATGGACGAAGCCGAGCGCTGCCATGAGATCATCTATATGTCGCAGGGCAGGATCATCACGCGGGGCACCGTTCCCGATGTCATCCGCCATGCGGGCCTCGTCACCTGGACGGTAAAGGGGGAAAACCTCATGAGCCTCATGGCGATTCTGGAAAAAGACCCCGCCGTTAGCACTGTCGCCGCCTTCAGCGACAGCCTGCATGTGAGCGGCATAGACGAGCAGACGCTCGACAGGGCCATCGCGCCGTTTCGCGAAGGGCGAGGCTATGCATGGGTGAAGACGGAAACGCGGCTGGAGGACGTTTTCATCCATTACATGGCCGGAATGAAGAAGGAGGCCGCGTGA